Proteins encoded within one genomic window of Spirochaetota bacterium:
- a CDS encoding BTAD domain-containing putative transcriptional regulator, translated as MQINTRKRHGLILNGLNNKELNAWIYFNQGCMFLRSGDFMRARKLGEQAKEIYKNMQTYNFLALDYLLISHSCFYLGLFSEGMENATRGVELVKERELKNINYANLLMVSCLNAAAMGKISDAIKYGNESLKIFQDMGERRGQAHTYYALCYAYVKSGNPLAAEECARSGLKAIKGLTLPLIEGLLKWSLVRLLLEKRLYRDARPLMNEAEKLLKNSKFGLSMIYFSWARFYWEQKEKGHALNKLQAGLQLSKANQYEAWIVSEKHWIIPLLIEIYAAGKMKDYIEGIFSKISYHALKELALLQNNTNPLIKKATSDISEYIKSAPPPSITVFSLGKFRVFRGEEEIPPERWKSKKAKMLFKYLLFSRSRGFISREILMELLWPEEDPAKSRKRLHDALYSLRKTIEPEITRGALSSYIMREEDSYQLNPGEEGWVDVDEFRSELRMAVKEEKNTEQSILHYMKAEALYQGNFLEEDLFVEWSMNERDSLREKYMRLLEKIIGYYNEKRDYTKCIEYANKYLDVDNCEENIYQQLMNFYSLTGNTAMVNKTFERCKENIKKELDYSLSDETVELYRELVL; from the coding sequence TTGCAAATAAATACTCGGAAAAGGCATGGGCTTATATTAAATGGATTAAACAATAAGGAGTTAAATGCATGGATCTATTTCAATCAGGGTTGTATGTTTCTCCGTTCCGGTGATTTTATGAGAGCGCGAAAGTTGGGAGAACAGGCTAAAGAGATATATAAAAATATGCAGACCTATAACTTCCTTGCTTTAGATTATTTGTTGATTTCACATTCATGTTTCTATCTGGGTCTTTTTTCAGAAGGCATGGAGAATGCAACGAGAGGTGTAGAGCTGGTTAAAGAGAGGGAGTTGAAAAATATTAATTATGCCAATCTTCTGATGGTTTCATGTCTAAACGCAGCGGCAATGGGAAAGATATCAGATGCGATAAAGTATGGCAATGAGAGTTTGAAAATTTTTCAGGATATGGGGGAACGGAGAGGCCAGGCACATACCTATTACGCACTTTGCTATGCCTATGTAAAGTCCGGGAATCCCTTAGCAGCAGAGGAGTGCGCCAGGTCAGGTTTAAAGGCAATAAAGGGTCTGACATTGCCGTTAATCGAGGGATTGCTGAAATGGAGTTTAGTCAGGTTATTACTTGAAAAAAGGCTTTATAGAGATGCCCGGCCCCTGATGAATGAAGCCGAAAAACTTCTGAAGAATTCAAAGTTTGGCCTCAGTATGATATATTTCTCCTGGGCTCGGTTTTATTGGGAACAGAAAGAGAAGGGACATGCCCTGAATAAATTACAGGCAGGTCTCCAGCTCAGCAAGGCTAATCAATACGAAGCATGGATCGTTTCTGAAAAACACTGGATAATCCCTCTGCTTATTGAGATTTATGCTGCTGGGAAAATGAAAGATTATATAGAAGGGATATTTTCAAAGATTAGTTATCATGCTCTAAAGGAATTAGCCTTATTGCAAAATAACACAAACCCGCTAATAAAGAAAGCAACCTCAGACATCTCTGAATATATTAAAAGTGCGCCACCTCCTTCGATTACGGTCTTCAGTCTGGGGAAATTCCGTGTGTTCAGGGGAGAGGAAGAGATACCCCCGGAGAGGTGGAAGAGTAAAAAAGCAAAGATGCTTTTTAAGTATCTCCTCTTCTCCCGCTCCCGGGGCTTTATATCGAGGGAGATATTGATGGAGTTGCTATGGCCTGAGGAAGATCCTGCAAAGTCGCGCAAGCGGCTCCATGATGCGCTTTATTCACTCCGAAAAACCATAGAACCGGAAATCACTAGAGGAGCTTTGTCCTCATATATCATGAGGGAGGAGGACTCATATCAGCTCAATCCTGGAGAGGAGGGGTGGGTTGATGTTGATGAATTCAGAAGTGAATTAAGAATGGCCGTAAAGGAGGAGAAAAATACGGAACAGTCGATATTACATTACATGAAGGCCGAGGCTCTGTATCAGGGAAATTTTTTAGAAGAAGACCTCTTTGTTGAGTGGAGCATGAACGAGAGGGATAGCCTGAGAGAGAAATATATGAGATTATTAGAGAAAATCATTGGATACTATAATGAAAAAAGGGACTATACAAAATGTATCGAATATGCCAATAAGTATCTGGATGTTGACAATTGCGAAGAAAATATATATCAACAGTTGATGAATTTTTATTCACTCACCGGCAATACAGCCATGGTTAATAAGACCTTTGAGAGATGTAAAGAGAATATAAAGAAGGAACTTGATTATTCGTTAAGTGATGAGACTGTTGAATTGTATCGAGAATTGGTATTATGA
- a CDS encoding flavodoxin domain-containing protein gives MKAIVIYWSNSGNTEKVAKSIKEGLDDAGANVELMKSDEADGIDFLDYDLVCVGSPSYQWLPPKPMQSFLNNKFSEYHKLGRIQLAAPEMPRKYALIFCTYSGPHTGINEAIPVGKYVGQFFDHLGFKILDEWYILSEFHGSVEMSTKGRMGDIRGKPNEVDLDKIKQNIANLVRGI, from the coding sequence ATGAAAGCAATTGTTATATACTGGTCTAATAGTGGAAATACTGAAAAGGTAGCAAAGTCAATAAAAGAAGGGCTTGATGATGCAGGGGCGAATGTTGAACTGATGAAATCGGATGAAGCCGATGGAATCGATTTTTTGGATTATGATTTGGTCTGTGTCGGTAGTCCTTCATACCAATGGTTGCCTCCCAAACCAATGCAATCATTTTTGAATAACAAATTTAGTGAGTATCATAAATTGGGGCGCATACAATTAGCAGCTCCGGAAATGCCTAGAAAGTATGCTCTGATCTTTTGTACATATTCTGGCCCGCATACAGGAATAAACGAAGCAATTCCTGTTGGTAAATATGTAGGTCAGTTTTTCGATCATCTGGGTTTTAAAATTCTGGATGAATGGTATATTTTAAGCGAGTTTCATGGCTCAGTAGAAATGAGTACCAAAGGTAGGATGGGTGATATCAGAGGTAAACCCAATGAAGTAGATTTAGACAAAATAAAACAGAATATAGCTAACCTTGTTAGAGGGATATAG
- a CDS encoding (Fe-S)-binding protein, whose amino-acid sequence MIKDYTNFSMEAPGCHPGTSVFRAHFKLDTDVSSLFPYINAVAEKAKYYKSPHYIQFLLKGIDCALYADEVIARVFENREQALVFFDHIKGFINDIESNKESITPNYKKQEYIPVLEILKCLPKSNCKECGFPTCMAFADAVSKGDAAYERCPKYERKE is encoded by the coding sequence ATGATTAAAGATTATACAAATTTTTCGATGGAAGCTCCAGGATGCCATCCCGGAACTTCAGTATTTCGCGCTCATTTTAAACTGGATACTGATGTTAGTTCACTTTTCCCTTACATCAATGCAGTGGCTGAAAAAGCGAAATATTATAAAAGCCCACACTATATTCAATTTTTATTAAAAGGTATAGATTGTGCGTTATATGCAGATGAAGTGATCGCAAGAGTTTTTGAAAATCGAGAGCAAGCTCTTGTCTTTTTCGATCATATAAAGGGCTTTATAAATGATATTGAATCAAATAAGGAATCGATCACACCTAATTATAAAAAACAAGAATATATTCCTGTACTGGAAATCCTAAAGTGTCTCCCTAAATCGAATTGTAAAGAATGCGGATTTCCCACATGCATGGCATTTGCAGATGCTGTCAGCAAAGGGGATGCAGCTTATGAAAGATGCCCAAAATACGAAAGGAAGGAATAA
- a CDS encoding LuxR C-terminal-related transcriptional regulator, which produces MAITNQIFIKRYKDLSLLPCGPLLESLKRVAHFKMDNDISQLFPYINAIIEDAEYYEKPIYIRFIFNERLCALYPDNVAISSFENREQAHQFIKRLIDFLNELYSMRSSIKPDYKRKRYIPILDIFRLLPGTNCKECGFLTCIAFAAALSKGEVDHDRCQALSNPITETALYPLFDNDGNLISTIAIDIDTNKRKDMLKKRKEYIESLEGKVLRITEKIRNKNNKAQINLTAREVEVLRLVAEGFTNTEISTLLSISPHTVKSHVLHIFNKTGVNDRTQASVWAIRHEIF; this is translated from the coding sequence ATGGCCATAACTAATCAAATATTTATTAAGCGATATAAAGACCTGTCTCTGCTACCCTGTGGTCCATTGCTCGAAAGCTTAAAGCGGGTGGCCCATTTTAAGATGGATAATGATATTTCACAGTTATTCCCGTACATCAACGCAATTATTGAAGATGCTGAATATTATGAAAAACCTATATATATAAGATTTATATTTAATGAACGTCTATGCGCTCTCTATCCGGATAACGTTGCAATCAGCTCTTTTGAGAACCGAGAACAGGCTCACCAATTTATTAAGCGTCTGATTGATTTTCTTAATGAGCTTTATTCAATGAGGAGTTCTATCAAGCCGGACTATAAAAGGAAGAGATATATTCCTATTCTTGATATCTTCAGGTTGCTTCCGGGAACAAATTGTAAGGAATGTGGATTCCTAACGTGCATTGCATTTGCCGCTGCCCTGAGTAAAGGAGAAGTCGATCATGATAGATGCCAAGCACTAAGTAACCCAATAACAGAGACAGCTCTGTATCCTCTTTTTGATAATGATGGTAATTTGATCTCAACAATTGCCATTGATATTGATACCAATAAAAGAAAGGATATGCTTAAGAAGCGGAAAGAATATATCGAAAGCCTGGAGGGAAAGGTTTTAAGAATTACTGAAAAAATAAGAAATAAAAACAATAAAGCTCAAATTAACCTGACCGCACGGGAGGTTGAGGTGCTTCGCCTCGTGGCTGAAGGATTTACAAATACCGAAATCTCTACCCTCTTATCAATTAGCCCGCATACCGTAAAGAGCCATGTGCTCCATATATTCAACAAGACTGGCGTGAATGATCGAACCCAGGCATCTGTCTGGGCGATCCGTCATGAAATCTTCTGA
- a CDS encoding MMPL family transporter — protein sequence MSKKAKYIELFNERFIIFSEWVIDHRLIVIIICLIMVIGSVVLSFNLRIDTSLKAYFQADDLSFVYYEKFQEEYGNDEFIYIIYRAKHGIFDLGELSKIKRLIEDIEKVPYVERVNAVTNIEFIEGNNVGDIKVYDLMEDFPSSQKEADLLKQKLLDKPLYVNAYVTSNADFAAILCEFEDKPEDDPAYHVKIGRELSSILSKPDYDDFEFWPVGSPIINYEFHRVMREERPATTMLSFAVIVILLFVLFRQVKAIIGPVLVIASALCIVLGFMGLNDFPITVLFGMVIPLLLAVGVADSVHIMSEYRNNLIAGYDNRTSILNSIRMLWFPCLFTSLTTAVGFFSITTSPIRAIRDYGWFIFVGVIAAFIMSFTILLVIISFFGERSEKKIQRITNTSSHGYLDRILMYIAHINKKNFVIVLIVSAIISIIAIYGITKLQVNSSWLELLGDNMKVVRDYKFIDKIMGGSDNFEILLHSNKKEGVKTYEFIQTLEKIQNFADSKKHLVKKTTSVVDIIKDVNRALHNNDKTFYKIPSSDDEVSQYILLYEISGGEELEKLVSADIATARLTIYVKATESTNAKSFYDDLVEFIESVKPSSYSYNVTGGSFLQLETMRYIGNTARNSFMIAFAIISVLMIFIFLSVKVGFISLIPNIFPILITLGFMGIAGIWLDYGRSFLASIAISISVDDTIHLISRYKMEFDRLGNYEKALDIAIKDVGHAITLTTIILVSGFIILSFSQIDNTKYFGMLTSMCIFLALLADFFVTPALILLIKPFGKEFNPVAEDEHEST from the coding sequence ATGAGTAAAAAAGCTAAGTATATAGAGCTATTTAATGAGAGATTTATTATATTCTCTGAATGGGTAATTGATCATCGCTTAATAGTTATTATAATTTGTCTTATAATGGTGATAGGGTCAGTTGTATTATCATTTAATTTACGGATAGACACATCTTTAAAAGCATATTTTCAAGCTGATGATCTATCATTTGTCTATTACGAGAAATTTCAGGAAGAATATGGTAATGACGAGTTTATATATATAATATATAGAGCCAAGCATGGGATATTTGATTTAGGGGAGTTGAGTAAAATTAAAAGACTAATTGAGGATATTGAGAAAGTACCATATGTTGAAAGGGTTAATGCAGTTACCAATATTGAGTTTATAGAAGGCAACAATGTTGGAGATATTAAGGTTTATGATTTAATGGAAGATTTTCCATCCAGCCAAAAAGAAGCAGATTTGCTCAAACAAAAACTTCTCGATAAGCCATTATATGTCAATGCATATGTCACAAGTAACGCGGATTTTGCAGCTATTCTTTGTGAATTTGAAGATAAACCTGAGGATGATCCTGCATACCATGTAAAAATCGGAAGGGAATTGAGTAGTATACTATCTAAACCGGATTATGATGATTTTGAATTCTGGCCTGTCGGGTCTCCTATTATCAATTATGAATTTCATAGAGTCATGAGAGAAGAGAGACCTGCTACCACAATGCTTTCTTTTGCTGTAATTGTTATTCTGTTGTTTGTACTTTTTCGTCAGGTGAAGGCTATCATTGGACCTGTATTGGTTATAGCTTCAGCATTATGTATAGTTTTAGGTTTTATGGGACTAAATGATTTCCCAATAACAGTACTATTTGGTATGGTTATACCTCTTTTGCTTGCAGTTGGAGTTGCAGACTCTGTTCATATAATGAGTGAATATAGAAATAATCTAATAGCTGGATATGACAATCGAACTTCCATCCTTAATTCAATAAGAATGTTATGGTTTCCATGTCTATTTACCTCCCTCACGACTGCCGTAGGCTTTTTTTCTATAACGACATCTCCCATCCGTGCCATTCGTGATTATGGTTGGTTTATTTTCGTCGGTGTTATAGCTGCGTTTATAATGTCTTTTACAATTTTGTTGGTGATTATTTCATTTTTCGGAGAAAGATCTGAAAAGAAAATACAAAGAATTACAAATACTTCGAGTCATGGATATCTAGATCGAATATTGATGTATATAGCACATATTAACAAGAAAAATTTCGTAATAGTCTTAATAGTCTCTGCTATTATTAGTATAATTGCTATCTATGGTATAACTAAACTTCAGGTCAACTCATCATGGTTAGAATTATTGGGTGATAATATGAAAGTGGTTCGGGACTATAAATTTATAGATAAAATCATGGGTGGATCAGATAATTTTGAAATTCTACTCCACTCCAACAAAAAGGAAGGAGTAAAAACGTATGAATTTATTCAAACGCTGGAAAAGATCCAGAACTTTGCAGATTCAAAGAAACATCTTGTAAAGAAGACCACTTCTGTAGTGGATATTATAAAAGATGTCAATCGAGCTTTGCATAATAATGATAAGACATTTTACAAGATTCCCTCTTCAGATGATGAGGTTTCTCAGTACATATTGCTCTATGAGATTTCCGGAGGTGAAGAATTAGAAAAACTTGTATCCGCAGATATTGCTACAGCCAGACTTACTATTTATGTGAAAGCTACTGAGTCAACAAATGCTAAAAGTTTTTATGATGATTTAGTGGAATTTATTGAATCAGTTAAACCGTCAAGTTACAGCTACAATGTTACTGGAGGTTCTTTTTTACAACTCGAGACAATGCGCTATATTGGAAATACAGCGAGGAATTCTTTTATGATTGCCTTTGCTATTATCTCAGTACTGATGATATTTATTTTCCTATCTGTAAAGGTAGGATTTATCTCATTGATTCCAAATATATTCCCAATTCTAATTACCCTTGGTTTTATGGGTATAGCCGGGATTTGGCTTGATTATGGTAGGTCATTCCTTGCCAGTATAGCAATTAGCATTTCAGTCGATGACACAATACACCTCATTTCACGTTATAAAATGGAATTTGATCGATTAGGGAATTATGAAAAGGCACTGGATATTGCAATAAAAGATGTGGGACATGCTATTACTCTAACTACAATCATCCTAGTTAGTGGCTTTATTATTTTATCGTTTTCCCAAATCGATAATACTAAATATTTTGGCATGTTAACATCAATGTGTATTTTCCTCGCCTTGTTGGCAGATTTCTTTGTAACTCCAGCTTTAATACTTCTAATTAAGCCATTTGGAAAAGAATTTAATCCGGTTGCAGAAGACGAGCATGAGAGCACTTGA
- a CDS encoding 2-hydroxyacyl-CoA dehydratase family protein, with product MNIDKENAKPQIGWFCSYVPEELIIAAGLEPVRLQGQVETIKEADSYLFSNFCPYIKHILDTGLRGKFSNLEGIIFANSCDGMRRLYDLWTQYVETPFSYMLEIPKNRDGNGIEYLSDQLLDLKGRLEEVFAVNISNDKLDKAISIMNDHKETIMEIFEKQKEVPSPHKGSKLMALCLDETTGLKEEGTIKLREFIEQSINSSNPEDKLTRILVLGNEGGKLTLFNLIEDAGASVVAFDTCYGLKHYSDLVEKDRDPIKSLARRYLLKPPCYRMPGFDTRTERLKKLCQDYSIDGIIYSYIKFCDYGQYEAPEIERFSKNSQLPLLELENDYIISDTGRIRTRVEAFVEMIRD from the coding sequence ATGAACATAGACAAAGAAAATGCTAAACCCCAGATTGGCTGGTTCTGCTCATACGTCCCTGAAGAGCTAATAATCGCAGCGGGTCTGGAACCCGTGCGTCTACAGGGGCAGGTTGAAACAATTAAGGAGGCGGATTCATATCTGTTTTCAAATTTCTGCCCATACATTAAACATATTCTGGATACCGGTCTCAGGGGAAAATTTAGTAACTTAGAGGGAATCATCTTCGCTAACTCATGCGATGGGATGCGACGGCTGTATGACCTGTGGACACAATACGTTGAGACACCCTTCTCATACATGTTAGAGATTCCGAAGAATCGAGATGGGAATGGAATAGAATACCTTTCAGACCAGCTTCTTGATCTGAAAGGGAGGTTGGAGGAGGTCTTTGCGGTCAATATTTCCAACGACAAATTGGATAAAGCCATATCTATAATGAATGACCACAAGGAAACGATTATGGAGATATTCGAAAAGCAGAAAGAGGTTCCGTCGCCTCATAAAGGGAGCAAACTCATGGCCCTATGCCTGGACGAGACAACTGGGCTGAAGGAAGAAGGAACAATAAAACTGAGAGAATTTATAGAACAATCAATTAACTCAAGTAATCCAGAGGATAAGCTTACACGGATACTGGTTTTAGGAAACGAGGGTGGCAAACTAACTCTTTTTAACCTGATAGAAGATGCGGGGGCATCTGTCGTTGCATTTGATACGTGTTATGGCCTGAAGCATTACTCAGATCTTGTTGAAAAAGATCGTGATCCGATTAAAAGCCTGGCGCGGAGATATTTGCTCAAACCACCATGTTACAGGATGCCGGGTTTTGACACAAGAACAGAGCGTCTAAAAAAACTTTGTCAGGATTATTCAATTGATGGAATTATATATAGCTATATCAAGTTCTGTGATTACGGTCAATATGAGGCTCCAGAGATTGAAAGATTTTCGAAGAATAGCCAGCTACCGCTTCTGGAGCTTGAGAATGATTATATCATATCTGACACAGGCCGAATAAGGACAAGAGTGGAAGCATTCGTGGAGATGATTAGAGATTAA
- a CDS encoding 2-hydroxyacyl-CoA dehydratase family protein, which translates to METSFQNMITNLEQRLKERPRGFDYFAKEMFSTFLSAFDKDRRVVYVSAYAFPMELLWAFDVVPFDFEMACNNLPIVMQGEGSSIMVKSENVGYSRNICSFDRVIIGCMYQDMLPKGDLYITSSYYCHGKAKRNEVVAKHHGKGSILFDVPNEISPSSIKYVTSQLKEIASMLENITSKKLDMDRLKEAIRWSNRARSSSQDVNELMKTKPCPWDGYLACMVGLGGSIFQGSPIRDEINQMLIREMRDRIDNGKLFSESHRVLWFPWVPAQTTNIFTTLKENHVSVPTAEATMVWWSEIDESNPFEALAFKSLQNPHVGRAERRVENIIRLAEEYIVDGAIHFTTPACYHENGSLRLISDALKNKSVPLLNLDGDMSDERNYFPEQTLNKLSTFIEMLKSHSD; encoded by the coding sequence ATGGAAACCAGTTTTCAAAATATGATTACAAACCTGGAACAGAGGTTAAAGGAAAGACCTCGTGGTTTTGATTATTTTGCCAAAGAGATGTTCTCTACATTCCTGAGCGCATTTGATAAAGACAGACGAGTTGTCTATGTATCAGCATATGCATTCCCCATGGAGCTTCTGTGGGCCTTTGATGTGGTTCCCTTTGATTTTGAAATGGCCTGCAACAACCTTCCAATTGTAATGCAGGGGGAAGGTTCATCAATTATGGTCAAGTCGGAAAATGTGGGTTATTCCAGAAACATATGTTCCTTTGATAGAGTGATAATCGGCTGCATGTATCAAGACATGCTTCCGAAAGGAGATCTTTATATTACATCAAGCTATTATTGCCACGGAAAAGCAAAAAGGAATGAGGTAGTAGCGAAGCATCATGGTAAGGGAAGCATACTATTTGACGTGCCGAACGAAATCAGTCCATCCTCAATAAAATACGTTACTTCGCAATTGAAGGAGATAGCATCTATGCTGGAGAATATAACCAGTAAAAAGTTAGATATGGATAGGTTGAAGGAAGCTATCCGTTGGTCAAATCGCGCAAGGTCATCCTCACAGGATGTTAATGAGCTTATGAAGACAAAACCCTGTCCCTGGGATGGATATCTGGCTTGTATGGTGGGACTTGGTGGATCCATATTTCAAGGATCTCCCATCAGGGATGAAATCAATCAAATGCTCATTCGGGAAATGAGGGATAGGATCGACAATGGGAAGTTGTTTTCGGAAAGCCATAGAGTTCTCTGGTTTCCCTGGGTGCCGGCTCAAACCACTAATATATTCACAACCCTGAAAGAGAACCATGTAAGTGTGCCAACAGCAGAAGCGACCATGGTCTGGTGGTCTGAGATTGATGAGAGCAATCCATTTGAAGCGCTCGCGTTTAAATCGCTTCAGAATCCTCATGTGGGAAGGGCTGAAAGAAGGGTCGAAAATATCATACGTCTTGCAGAGGAGTATATAGTAGATGGCGCAATCCATTTCACAACTCCGGCCTGCTATCATGAAAATGGCTCATTGCGTCTTATTAGTGATGCCCTCAAAAATAAGAGCGTCCCACTCTTGAACCTTGATGGCGACATGTCGGATGAACGGAATTACTTTCCGGAACAGACTTTGAACAAACTCTCTACGTTTATTGAAATGCTCAAAAGCCATAGTGATTAA
- a CDS encoding acyl-CoA dehydratase activase — protein sequence MITVGIDVGSITTKAAVIRDGEILSTKVIMTGYNAQKAGENVCEGILSELEFQSSSIECVVATGYGRNSVTFSERVVTEITCHATGAHYLNPKIRTIIDIGGQDSKAMIIDARGSVKDFVMNDKCAAGSGRFLEVIARALEVDLKDFCDLSILADNPAAISNICTVFAESEVISFLSKGAQREDIIAGIHESVAARIASMANRIGLKAPIMMTGGVAKNKGLVKAVENKIGESIEVSKYAQVTGAIGVALIGMISK from the coding sequence ATGATTACAGTAGGCATAGATGTTGGTTCTATAACTACCAAGGCAGCAGTTATTAGAGATGGAGAGATTCTCTCCACAAAGGTTATTATGACAGGATACAACGCCCAAAAGGCAGGAGAAAATGTGTGCGAAGGGATTCTATCCGAACTGGAATTTCAATCTTCGTCAATAGAATGTGTTGTGGCAACTGGTTACGGTAGAAATAGTGTGACATTTTCAGAAAGAGTTGTAACCGAGATAACCTGTCATGCAACGGGAGCGCATTATCTTAATCCAAAAATTCGTACAATAATTGATATCGGAGGACAGGACTCTAAGGCAATGATTATAGATGCCAGAGGTAGTGTAAAGGACTTTGTCATGAATGATAAATGCGCTGCCGGCTCCGGTAGATTCCTGGAAGTGATAGCAAGAGCGCTTGAGGTAGACCTTAAAGACTTTTGCGATCTATCCATCCTAGCAGATAATCCCGCAGCAATTAGCAACATTTGTACGGTTTTTGCGGAATCAGAGGTGATATCATTCCTCTCAAAGGGTGCACAAAGAGAGGATATAATAGCGGGAATACACGAATCAGTTGCAGCAAGGATTGCTTCTATGGCGAATCGTATTGGTTTGAAAGCCCCTATAATGATGACCGGAGGTGTGGCAAAGAATAAGGGTCTTGTGAAAGCGGTTGAGAATAAAATTGGTGAATCCATTGAGGTGTCTAAATATGCCCAAGTAACCGGAGCTATTGGCGTGGCTTTAATCGGGATGATAAGCAAATAA
- a CDS encoding DUF169 domain-containing protein, translating into MDNEVKEGMPDFLDVLGLNEEPMGVFYTDVRPIDGFSPEPGDLPTKEKEDRNEIDWMEVFRNFSCIIAKIWKARKRNTAAWFDWERFGCAGGAFFLGYMKPQTETAIHFVSSGIPGVIGGELYVSSPDELRRIFDYIDPIQASARYCVFKPLSMFESNETPELIIFFCRPEVLGGLHQLASFVTNDPEVVQSPWGAGCANLITWPLRYLSNGQNKAVLGGWDPSARRYFKTDELTLTIPYEMLNMMLQNWKTSFLTTHTWQTVRKKIARSKRVWKEE; encoded by the coding sequence ATGGATAATGAAGTAAAAGAGGGTATGCCGGATTTTCTAGATGTACTTGGATTAAATGAAGAACCTATGGGCGTATTCTACACAGATGTTCGTCCCATTGATGGTTTCTCTCCAGAGCCAGGAGACCTGCCCACGAAAGAAAAGGAAGATCGAAACGAGATTGACTGGATGGAAGTTTTTAGAAATTTTTCCTGTATTATCGCTAAAATATGGAAGGCCCGGAAGAGGAATACTGCTGCATGGTTTGATTGGGAGAGATTCGGATGTGCGGGAGGGGCTTTCTTCCTAGGCTATATGAAACCCCAAACTGAGACTGCAATTCATTTTGTTTCATCCGGAATTCCAGGTGTTATTGGTGGGGAGCTGTATGTATCATCACCAGATGAACTGCGTCGAATATTCGATTATATCGATCCTATACAAGCATCAGCAAGGTATTGTGTATTTAAACCCTTGAGCATGTTTGAATCCAATGAAACACCTGAACTTATCATCTTCTTTTGTCGTCCGGAAGTATTGGGAGGTCTTCATCAATTAGCGAGCTTTGTTACAAATGATCCAGAGGTTGTCCAGTCACCATGGGGCGCAGGATGTGCTAATCTGATCACATGGCCATTACGATATTTGTCCAATGGTCAGAACAAAGCAGTACTTGGTGGTTGGGATCCCTCTGCTAGAAGGTATTTTAAAACAGATGAGTTAACCCTAACAATACCCTATGAGATGCTAAATATGATGTTACAAAATTGGAAGACCTCTTTTCTAACAACTCATACCTGGCAGACAGTTAGGAAAAAGATAGCGCGTAGTAAACGGGTATGGAAGGAGGAATAG